One part of the Rhodococcus oxybenzonivorans genome encodes these proteins:
- a CDS encoding PDR/VanB family oxidoreductase: MTTALETVAGEITGGLTLTVREARLLCPGIRHIVLADPAGRPLPSFTPGSHITVNWAEGRHNSYSLTGPSIEPDHYAISVRLDENGRGGSRWIHDLQPGQMIRASRPRSAFAPVLTARHHLLIAGGIGVTPILSHVRAALEWGRSFDVIYSFREQCGAHADELAALCGDRMITVSTPGELADRLIPALADQPLGTHVYTCGPAPMIAAVAAWARDCGWPPGRVHSEAFGAGPLADGAPFAAKLGRSGMIVPVPSGTSLLEALLDRGIKVPNLCRQGVCGECRLSVRGGEIEHRDLFLTAEEKAAGESMMPCVSRSAGDRLELDL, from the coding sequence ATGACCACGGCCCTCGAAACAGTTGCGGGCGAGATCACCGGAGGGCTCACTCTGACGGTGCGCGAGGCACGGCTGCTGTGCCCGGGCATCCGGCACATCGTGCTCGCGGACCCGGCGGGCCGCCCCCTGCCGTCGTTCACCCCCGGCAGCCACATCACCGTCAATTGGGCCGAGGGTCGACACAATTCCTACTCGCTCACCGGCCCCTCGATCGAGCCGGACCACTATGCGATCTCGGTCCGGCTCGACGAGAACGGCCGCGGTGGATCGCGCTGGATCCACGACCTCCAGCCGGGACAGATGATCCGGGCGAGCCGTCCGCGCAGCGCATTCGCTCCCGTGCTCACAGCTCGGCATCACCTCCTGATCGCGGGTGGAATCGGCGTCACGCCGATCCTGTCGCACGTTCGGGCCGCCCTCGAGTGGGGTCGCTCGTTCGACGTGATCTACTCCTTCCGCGAGCAGTGTGGGGCGCACGCCGACGAATTGGCGGCGCTGTGCGGCGACCGGATGATCACCGTCTCGACGCCCGGAGAACTCGCCGACCGCCTCATCCCCGCACTGGCGGACCAGCCACTCGGCACCCACGTCTACACGTGTGGGCCGGCGCCGATGATCGCGGCGGTGGCCGCGTGGGCCCGCGACTGCGGCTGGCCACCGGGGCGCGTGCACTCGGAGGCGTTCGGGGCGGGCCCGCTGGCCGACGGGGCACCCTTCGCCGCCAAGCTCGGGCGCAGCGGAATGATCGTCCCCGTGCCCTCGGGAACCAGCCTCCTCGAGGCGTTGCTGGACCGGGGAATCAAGGTTCCGAACCTCTGCCGCCAGGGGGTGTGCGGCGAATGCCGGCTGTCGGTTCGCGGCGGCGAGATCGAGCACCGCGACCTGTTCCTCACCGCCGAGGAGAAGGCCGCCGGAGAATCGATGATGCCGTGCGTATCACGTTCCGCAGGAGACCGATTGGAGCTGGATCTGTGA
- a CDS encoding helix-turn-helix domain-containing protein yields the protein MAALMNRTVLPPPTDDRDGLAALKDVLAGSEEVSISTPEGSVPLPDSVRGLLVDAVTALDRGQAVTVEPHRTMLTTQEAAELLGVTRPTLVRLLEAGKIPYTSPGRHRRVELADVLEYQQGERARRGQVLEEMAREETADSGDASDGFISTR from the coding sequence ATGGCCGCTCTGATGAACCGCACGGTGTTGCCGCCACCCACCGACGATCGGGATGGTCTCGCCGCGCTGAAGGATGTTCTCGCTGGTTCTGAGGAGGTATCGATCTCGACTCCGGAAGGGTCGGTACCCCTGCCGGACAGTGTCCGAGGGTTACTCGTCGACGCGGTCACTGCGTTGGATCGGGGGCAGGCGGTGACGGTGGAGCCGCATCGCACGATGCTGACGACGCAGGAGGCCGCGGAGCTGTTGGGCGTCACCCGGCCGACGTTGGTGCGGTTGTTGGAGGCGGGGAAGATCCCGTACACCTCACCTGGTCGGCATCGGCGGGTGGAGTTGGCGGATGTGCTCGAATACCAGCAGGGTGAACGGGCGCGGCGTGGCCAGGTACTCGAGGAGATGGCCCGCGAAGAAACCGCGGATTCCGGCGATGCCTCTGACGGCTTCATCTCGACCCGCTGA
- a CDS encoding heme-dependent oxidative N-demethylase family protein, with amino-acid sequence MTTTDSRADRIARFPFPFPRDQYRYSTNVEPAGHSTDTVAGSWGDTRIAIDAHYHRERAERERILAEDPSRHQCLPHMVPAAWDAMLTLMRTLADEYPDTMTLARRGVGWYWKNDLLGIEHTFVFGDLDTLPAQPLVYICGQIQEDVVLLDQREGELWGDAGLVTFAADWSFGFDVGMSFLEIHGPVPRIHSENIITRAHNFLMRLEPGQSYRRTNWTLTVDGKLDTSTETYPEWGKDRRTLADGPLDEVGDRLFLRTEVQHLIRLAHSGAVMFLIRTYLLPFRDVASVPEWGERLYRVLEDLPVDMAEYKGISRTREPGMRWLLTHGNVEL; translated from the coding sequence GTGACAACCACCGACTCGCGTGCCGACCGCATCGCGCGCTTTCCGTTCCCCTTTCCGCGCGATCAGTACCGCTACAGCACCAACGTCGAGCCGGCCGGACACTCGACCGACACCGTGGCCGGCAGCTGGGGTGACACCCGCATCGCCATCGACGCCCACTACCACCGGGAACGCGCCGAACGCGAGCGCATCCTGGCGGAGGATCCGTCGCGGCACCAATGCCTGCCCCACATGGTCCCCGCCGCCTGGGACGCGATGCTCACGCTGATGCGCACCCTCGCCGACGAATACCCCGACACCATGACACTCGCACGGCGCGGGGTCGGGTGGTACTGGAAGAACGACCTCCTCGGCATCGAACACACTTTCGTGTTCGGCGACCTCGACACGTTGCCGGCGCAGCCGCTGGTGTACATCTGCGGCCAGATCCAGGAGGACGTCGTGCTGCTCGATCAGCGTGAGGGCGAACTGTGGGGTGACGCAGGTCTGGTGACGTTCGCGGCGGACTGGTCCTTCGGATTCGACGTGGGCATGAGCTTCCTCGAGATCCACGGCCCCGTCCCACGTATTCACAGCGAGAACATCATCACCCGCGCCCACAACTTCCTGATGCGGCTCGAACCCGGCCAGAGCTACCGGCGCACCAACTGGACGCTGACCGTCGACGGCAAACTCGACACGTCGACCGAGACCTACCCCGAGTGGGGCAAGGACCGGCGCACCCTCGCCGACGGCCCGCTCGACGAGGTCGGGGACCGCCTGTTCCTGAGAACCGAAGTGCAGCATCTCATCCGGCTCGCTCACTCCGGTGCCGTCATGTTCCTGATCCGAACGTATCTGCTCCCGTTCCGGGACGTCGCGTCGGTTCCGGAATGGGGCGAACGACTGTACCGGGTGCTCGAGGACCTTCCGGTGGACATGGCCGAGTACAAGGGCATCAGCCGCACCCGGGAACCCGGCATGAGATGGCTGCTGACCCACGGGAATGTCGAACTGTGA
- a CDS encoding dimethylamine monooxygenase subunit DmmA family protein — protein MRSTSVPRWRSDSSAVDDLAAGALVTRYVLIADRSVSMQVLRELSGRVTPIPTCIVIVDAGVGSGFGGLDELLTEARIGWRFVVAGPEHMVGAVRARLIAAGAVPAEIAEIIHPDASVRDVFCAHCHTTSPSVPVAVGGRTPCGGCSAELTVYYHYSRRHSTYLGYRADSEELP, from the coding sequence ATGAGATCGACCAGCGTCCCCCGCTGGCGATCCGACTCCTCGGCCGTCGACGACCTCGCGGCGGGCGCTCTTGTCACCCGTTACGTACTCATCGCGGACCGCTCGGTCAGCATGCAGGTCCTCCGCGAACTGTCCGGGCGGGTGACACCCATTCCCACTTGCATCGTGATCGTCGACGCCGGGGTCGGATCCGGGTTCGGCGGGCTCGACGAACTGCTGACCGAGGCGCGCATCGGGTGGCGGTTCGTCGTCGCGGGCCCCGAACACATGGTCGGGGCAGTGCGCGCTCGGCTGATCGCCGCGGGCGCGGTGCCCGCCGAGATCGCCGAGATCATCCACCCTGACGCCTCGGTGCGCGACGTGTTTTGCGCGCACTGCCACACCACGTCGCCCTCCGTGCCGGTAGCCGTCGGCGGCCGGACACCGTGCGGGGGTTGTTCCGCCGAACTCACCGTCTACTACCACTACTCCCGGCGCCACAGCACCTACCTGGGATATCGAGCCGACTCGGAGGAACTGCCATGA
- a CDS encoding allantoate amidohydrolase, with amino-acid sequence MTSFDSLWASILDVGQHKSTRGYRRFAWNDADMTLREWFADCAQARGMSVEEDRNGNLWAWWMPKGWEGDPRDAFVTGSHLDSVPDGGAYDGPLGVVSAFAAVDIVRDRGIEPTRPIAVTAFSDEEGARFGVACVGSRLSTGALAPERALALRDNDGISLGEVLVGVGRDPHHLGEDPDLVDRVGVYVELHVEQGRALDLIDSPIAVASSIWPHGRWQFVFTGEANHAGATRLVDRRDPMLAFASSVHTARTAATLHEAVATFGKVQVLPNGANAIPSEVRAWLDARAADEETLTKLVQQITAEARAYTAADGIGLDVDAESVTPIVEFPHSTRERLRHSLVHLGDVPVLPTAAGHDAGILSAKVPTAMMFVRNPTGVSHSPAEFAEPDDCNRGAEALADVMADWVSEQQ; translated from the coding sequence ATGACTTCCTTCGATTCGCTCTGGGCGAGCATCCTTGATGTGGGACAGCACAAGTCGACCAGGGGATACCGAAGATTCGCGTGGAACGACGCCGACATGACGCTGCGCGAATGGTTCGCCGACTGCGCGCAGGCTCGTGGCATGAGCGTCGAGGAAGACCGCAACGGCAACCTGTGGGCCTGGTGGATGCCGAAGGGGTGGGAAGGAGACCCCCGCGATGCGTTCGTCACCGGATCGCACCTCGATTCGGTACCCGACGGCGGCGCCTACGACGGACCCCTCGGCGTGGTGTCCGCGTTCGCTGCCGTCGACATCGTCCGCGACCGCGGCATCGAACCGACCCGTCCCATCGCGGTCACTGCCTTCTCCGACGAAGAGGGCGCCCGCTTCGGCGTCGCCTGTGTCGGCTCGCGATTGTCCACCGGCGCACTGGCACCCGAACGTGCCCTGGCACTACGCGACAACGACGGCATCAGCCTCGGTGAAGTCTTGGTCGGCGTCGGCCGCGACCCTCACCATCTCGGCGAGGACCCCGACCTCGTCGACCGCGTCGGCGTGTACGTCGAGTTGCACGTCGAGCAGGGACGCGCCCTCGACCTGATCGACAGCCCCATCGCCGTGGCCTCGTCGATCTGGCCGCACGGCCGGTGGCAGTTCGTCTTCACGGGGGAGGCCAACCACGCCGGCGCCACCCGCCTCGTCGACCGCCGCGACCCGATGCTCGCGTTCGCCTCTTCCGTCCACACCGCCCGCACTGCCGCGACTCTGCACGAGGCGGTCGCGACCTTCGGTAAGGTGCAAGTACTTCCCAACGGTGCCAACGCCATTCCGTCGGAGGTGCGGGCGTGGCTCGACGCACGGGCCGCCGACGAGGAAACATTGACCAAGCTGGTCCAGCAAATCACCGCGGAGGCACGGGCATACACGGCCGCCGACGGTATCGGTCTCGACGTCGACGCCGAATCGGTCACGCCGATCGTCGAGTTCCCGCACTCGACGCGGGAACGACTGCGCCACTCACTCGTGCACCTCGGTGACGTGCCCGTTCTGCCGACGGCGGCCGGGCACGACGCCGGAATCCTGTCCGCGAAGGTGCCCACGGCGATGATGTTCGTCCGCAACCCTACCGGCGTGTCCCACTCGCCCGCCGAGTTCGCCGAACCCGACGACTGCAACCGCGGCGCCGAAGCCCTGGCGGACGTGATGGCGGACTGGGTCAGCGAGCAGCAGTAG
- a CDS encoding cupin domain-containing protein — MTTTDKPTAVPFRVTAGFHENLPQMPVSDYPGTKGYIDDVFSNPDGSEMSAGYFELERTDAPLDYYYAYDEMKVVLEGEFTLENLDTGQVEVAKAKDAIFFPKGSRIRFTTPDRALAYFVGHRSFAP; from the coding sequence ATGACCACGACCGACAAGCCCACAGCCGTCCCGTTCCGTGTCACCGCCGGATTCCACGAGAACCTGCCGCAGATGCCGGTCTCGGACTACCCGGGCACCAAGGGATACATCGACGATGTCTTTTCCAACCCGGACGGATCAGAGATGTCGGCCGGCTACTTCGAACTCGAGCGCACCGACGCCCCGCTCGACTACTACTACGCCTACGACGAGATGAAGGTGGTCCTCGAAGGGGAGTTCACCCTCGAGAACCTCGACACCGGCCAGGTCGAAGTGGCGAAGGCGAAGGACGCGATCTTTTTCCCGAAGGGCTCGCGTATCCGCTTCACCACCCCCGACCGCGCACTGGCCTACTTCGTCGGCCACCGCTCCTTCGCTCCCTGA
- a CDS encoding class II glutamine amidotransferase codes for MCGIVGLHLREPSLYPQLGALLTDMLGQMCDRGPDSAGMAIYGDKAWSKVGESTVSLLDCPVPATELAATLSASLDTTVTGFDLDPTTILHGVVGAADLATAVRSVVPSARVIGFGDDLTVLKGVGNPIDLANRFGLPSASGWQGVAHTRMATESAVTAEGSHPFSVGPDQCLVHNGSFSNHMSIKHQLERDGVAFDSANDTEVGARFVAKQLAEGVDLEKALLMLNETFDGFYTLLVSTADSFAVVRDAISCKPAVIAETDQWVAMASEYRALANLPGVDNARIFEPEPEEVYVWHR; via the coding sequence ATGTGTGGAATCGTCGGACTTCACCTGCGTGAGCCGTCCCTCTACCCACAACTCGGCGCCCTGCTCACCGACATGCTCGGTCAGATGTGCGACCGCGGACCCGATTCCGCAGGCATGGCGATTTACGGCGACAAGGCCTGGTCCAAGGTCGGTGAGTCGACGGTCTCGCTACTCGACTGCCCCGTCCCCGCAACGGAACTCGCCGCAACGCTGTCGGCGTCACTCGACACCACCGTCACCGGATTCGATCTCGACCCGACGACGATCCTGCACGGCGTCGTCGGCGCGGCGGATCTCGCGACGGCCGTGCGCAGCGTGGTGCCGTCGGCGCGGGTCATCGGCTTCGGCGACGACCTGACCGTCCTCAAGGGCGTCGGAAACCCCATCGACCTGGCGAACCGGTTCGGGCTGCCGTCGGCGAGCGGCTGGCAGGGTGTCGCGCATACCCGCATGGCCACCGAATCCGCGGTGACCGCCGAGGGGTCGCACCCGTTCTCCGTCGGCCCCGACCAGTGCCTCGTGCACAATGGCTCGTTCTCGAACCACATGAGCATCAAACATCAGCTCGAACGTGACGGCGTCGCGTTCGACAGCGCCAACGACACCGAGGTCGGGGCGCGGTTCGTCGCCAAGCAGCTCGCCGAGGGCGTCGACCTGGAGAAGGCGCTGCTGATGCTGAACGAGACGTTCGACGGCTTCTACACCCTGCTCGTCTCGACGGCCGACTCGTTCGCCGTGGTCCGGGACGCCATCTCCTGCAAGCCCGCCGTCATAGCCGAGACCGACCAGTGGGTCGCGATGGCCTCCGAATATCGCGCCCTGGCGAACCTGCCCGGCGTCGACAACGCCCGAATCTTCGAGCCCGAACCGGAAGAGGTGTACGTATGGCACCGGTAG
- a CDS encoding protein glxC, with translation MAPVATTEATVLNLVTSSTRAVNERLTSPEAPKTVTVTGPQGAHALACGLDSDIDVTIDGHVGYYCAGMNQHATVTVNGNAGVGVAENMMSGKVHVKGDASQSAGATAHGGLLVIDGNAAARCGISMKGVDIVVGGNIGHMSAFMGQAGRLVVLGDAGEALGDSLYEARIYVRGTVASLGADCIKKEMREEHLTELRELLDRAGFDADPSEFTRYGSARKLYNFHVDNASAY, from the coding sequence ATGGCACCGGTAGCCACCACCGAAGCGACTGTCCTGAACCTCGTGACGTCGAGTACCCGTGCCGTCAACGAGCGGCTCACCTCCCCAGAAGCCCCGAAGACGGTCACGGTTACCGGCCCGCAGGGCGCGCACGCGCTGGCCTGCGGCCTCGACTCCGACATCGACGTCACCATCGATGGGCACGTCGGCTACTACTGCGCGGGCATGAACCAACACGCGACCGTGACGGTCAACGGCAACGCGGGAGTCGGGGTCGCGGAGAACATGATGTCGGGCAAGGTGCACGTCAAGGGTGATGCGTCGCAGTCCGCGGGCGCCACCGCCCACGGCGGCCTGCTCGTGATCGACGGCAATGCCGCTGCCCGCTGCGGGATCTCGATGAAGGGCGTCGACATCGTCGTCGGCGGCAACATCGGTCACATGTCCGCGTTCATGGGTCAGGCCGGACGTCTCGTCGTCCTCGGCGACGCCGGTGAGGCCCTCGGCGACTCGCTGTACGAGGCCCGCATCTACGTGCGCGGCACCGTCGCCTCCCTCGGCGCCGACTGCATCAAGAAGGAGATGCGCGAGGAGCACCTGACGGAACTGCGGGAGCTGCTCGATCGGGCAGGTTTCGACGCGGACCCGTCGGAGTTCACCCGCTACGGCTCCGCCCGCAAGCTCTACAACTTCCACGTCGACAACGCCAGTGCGTACTAG
- a CDS encoding FMN-binding glutamate synthase family protein → MNTPNPALRESATFDRGVISEIQRAAETGIYDIRGWGAKRKLPHFDDLLFLGASMSRYPLEGYREKCDTDVVLGDRNAKFPLHLDIPITIAGMSFGALSGQAKEALGRGASEVGTSTTTGDGGMTPEERGQSKNLVYQYLPSRYGMNPDDLRKADAIEIVLGQGAKPGGGGMLLGQKITERVAGMRTLPMGVDQRSACRHPDWTGPDDLAIKIIELREITNWEKPIYIKVGATRTYYDVKLAVKAGADVVVVDGMQGGTAATQDVFIEHVGIPTLAAIPQAVQALQELGVHRSVQLIVSGGIRSGADVAKAMALGADAVAIGTAALIALGDNSPRYARQYEELGSAAGFYDDFQAGKDPAGITTQDPELSKNLDPVEGGRRLANYLRVLTMEAQTLARACGKSHLRNLEPEDLVALTVEASAMARVPLAGTTWIPGAL, encoded by the coding sequence ATGAACACCCCGAACCCGGCCCTGCGCGAATCGGCGACGTTCGACCGCGGCGTCATCTCCGAGATCCAGCGGGCCGCCGAGACCGGCATCTACGACATCCGCGGCTGGGGTGCCAAGCGCAAGCTGCCCCACTTCGACGACCTGCTGTTCCTCGGCGCCTCGATGTCGCGGTACCCGCTCGAGGGCTACCGCGAGAAGTGCGACACCGACGTCGTGCTCGGCGACCGCAACGCTAAGTTCCCACTGCACCTCGACATTCCGATCACTATCGCCGGCATGAGCTTCGGCGCACTGTCCGGGCAGGCGAAGGAGGCCCTCGGCCGAGGCGCCAGCGAGGTCGGCACGTCCACCACCACCGGTGACGGCGGCATGACGCCCGAGGAACGGGGGCAGTCGAAGAACCTCGTCTACCAGTACCTGCCGTCCCGGTACGGAATGAACCCGGACGACCTACGCAAGGCCGACGCCATCGAGATAGTCCTCGGCCAGGGCGCCAAACCCGGCGGCGGCGGAATGCTGCTGGGACAGAAAATCACCGAACGTGTCGCCGGGATGCGCACCCTCCCGATGGGTGTCGATCAGCGGTCGGCGTGCAGGCACCCCGACTGGACCGGTCCCGACGACCTCGCCATCAAAATCATCGAACTACGCGAGATCACCAACTGGGAAAAGCCCATCTACATCAAGGTCGGCGCCACCCGCACCTACTACGACGTGAAACTCGCCGTGAAGGCCGGCGCCGACGTCGTAGTGGTGGACGGCATGCAGGGCGGCACCGCCGCCACCCAGGACGTGTTCATCGAACACGTCGGCATCCCCACCCTCGCCGCAATTCCGCAGGCGGTCCAGGCACTGCAGGAACTGGGGGTGCACCGGAGCGTTCAGCTCATTGTGTCGGGCGGAATTCGCAGCGGCGCGGACGTCGCGAAGGCCATGGCGCTCGGGGCGGACGCTGTCGCGATCGGCACCGCCGCCCTGATCGCGCTGGGCGACAACAGCCCCCGCTACGCGAGGCAGTACGAGGAACTCGGGTCGGCGGCCGGGTTCTACGACGACTTCCAGGCCGGCAAAGACCCCGCCGGCATCACCACCCAGGACCCGGAACTGTCGAAGAACCTCGACCCCGTCGAGGGCGGACGGCGGCTCGCGAACTACCTGAGGGTGCTCACCATGGAGGCGCAGACCCTCGCCCGCGCCTGCGGCAAATCCCACCTGCGCAACCTCGAACCCGAGGACCTCGTCGCCCTCACCGTCGAGGCATCGGCGATGGCCCGCGTACCCCTCGCCGGCACCACCTGGATCCCCGGCGCCCTGTAG
- the glnT gene encoding type III glutamate--ammonia ligase, with product MAVDTADAFTAQNIVTTPPQTLSEVARATGTTFILALFVTLSGKPCAKLVPIEAVEQLQDDGVGFAGYAAGHMGQEPKDSDLVAVPDVSSFTPIPFVKPGLAIVHCDPHVEGRPWPYAPRVILKETLKKASDLGLSVNVGAEIEYFLVHRTGDGALTTADTADVSRQPCYDARDVTRMYDHLTEVSAAMNTLGWGNYANDHEDGNGQFEQNFDYADAMTTADRVITARYLLSVIAEKRGMKATFMPKPFSDRTGSGMHLHLSLWNEAGSVFPDGDDPKGLGLSRTAYAFIAGILEHACALQGVIAPTVNSYKRTGATSTSSGATWSPRYATYGGNDRTHYLRVPDKNRVELRGGDGSANPYLAAATAIAAGLDGIERDLDPGTPGSGDSPSDMLPMTLLHAMDALESDPVVTGALDVAGPGVAEYFAKLKREEFFAWHNTVSPWELDHYLTAF from the coding sequence ATGGCTGTCGACACTGCTGACGCGTTCACCGCGCAGAACATCGTGACAACCCCACCGCAGACCTTGTCCGAGGTGGCCCGGGCCACCGGAACCACCTTCATTCTCGCCCTGTTCGTAACGCTGTCCGGCAAGCCGTGCGCCAAACTGGTCCCGATCGAGGCCGTCGAGCAGCTTCAGGACGACGGTGTGGGCTTCGCCGGGTACGCGGCCGGGCACATGGGGCAGGAGCCCAAGGACTCCGATCTCGTTGCCGTACCGGATGTCTCGTCGTTCACGCCGATCCCGTTCGTGAAGCCCGGCCTGGCGATCGTGCATTGCGACCCGCACGTGGAGGGAAGACCCTGGCCGTATGCGCCGCGGGTGATCCTGAAGGAGACGCTGAAGAAGGCGTCCGATCTCGGCCTGTCCGTCAACGTCGGCGCGGAGATCGAGTACTTCCTCGTCCACCGCACCGGAGACGGCGCCCTCACCACCGCGGACACCGCCGACGTCAGCCGTCAGCCGTGTTACGACGCCCGCGACGTCACCCGGATGTACGACCACCTGACCGAGGTGTCCGCGGCCATGAACACGCTCGGCTGGGGCAACTACGCCAACGACCACGAGGACGGCAACGGGCAGTTCGAGCAGAACTTCGACTACGCCGACGCCATGACCACCGCCGACCGGGTGATCACCGCAAGGTACCTGCTGTCGGTGATCGCCGAGAAGCGCGGCATGAAGGCCACGTTCATGCCCAAACCCTTCTCCGACCGCACGGGTTCCGGCATGCACCTGCACCTGTCGCTGTGGAACGAGGCCGGTTCGGTGTTTCCGGACGGGGACGATCCCAAGGGGCTGGGACTGTCGAGGACGGCGTACGCGTTCATCGCGGGAATCCTCGAGCACGCGTGCGCGCTGCAGGGTGTGATCGCGCCGACCGTCAACTCGTACAAGCGGACCGGCGCCACGTCCACGAGTAGCGGCGCCACCTGGTCGCCTCGCTACGCCACGTACGGCGGCAACGACCGCACCCACTACCTCCGGGTGCCGGACAAGAACCGAGTGGAACTACGCGGCGGCGACGGCTCGGCCAACCCCTACCTCGCCGCGGCCACCGCCATCGCCGCCGGCCTCGACGGCATCGAGCGCGATCTCGACCCCGGCACCCCCGGCTCCGGCGACAGTCCCAGCGACATGCTGCCGATGACGCTGCTGCACGCGATGGACGCCCTGGAATCGGATCCCGTCGTCACGGGCGCCCTGGACGTCGCAGGCCCCGGGGTCGCCGAGTACTTCGCGAAACTCAAGCGCGAGGAGTTCTTCGCCTGGCACAACACCGTCTCCCCCTGGGAACTCGACCACTACCTGACAGCGTTCTGA
- a CDS encoding NAD(P)/FAD-dependent oxidoreductase — MTQTAKFVIVGGGLEGLAIAWSLADRGETDVLVLERDTLCSGMTGKSSGVVRCHYGTPSLAAMSWYGVDIFTRATEIFGDDMAFRQCGYVAGVGENNIDPLKANVAMMQGLGIDVDYIGHDKMAELWPGLHLDDFAAFAYEPLGGRGEAYMAGMAFGASARKLGVTIRQSTPVASVLQNADGRVYGVTLANGDEVHAEQVILATGPWAPELGAGVGVDIPVKAQRAQLVLIDQGVPTPEVPVLSDLAGLQYICREPNGELLVGNSDHAAPEYIDPDKYSNRADDSTIEKNIGKLGNRLPDMPDPRITSSYVGAYDVTPDYNPIIGPAPVDGLFLATGFSGHGFKISPAVGRLVADMLLDDGTTSLPNVEPSDFRYSRFEEGDLLFSLHPYEGAGEMR; from the coding sequence GTGACACAGACAGCAAAGTTCGTGATCGTCGGTGGGGGACTCGAGGGTCTCGCCATCGCCTGGTCGCTCGCGGACCGCGGCGAGACCGATGTGCTGGTCCTCGAGCGTGACACCCTGTGCTCGGGCATGACCGGCAAGTCCAGTGGCGTGGTCCGGTGCCACTACGGGACGCCGTCGCTGGCGGCGATGTCGTGGTACGGCGTCGACATCTTCACCAGGGCCACCGAGATCTTCGGCGACGACATGGCATTCCGCCAGTGCGGATACGTGGCCGGCGTCGGTGAGAACAACATCGACCCGCTGAAGGCGAACGTCGCGATGATGCAGGGCCTCGGTATCGACGTCGACTACATCGGCCACGACAAGATGGCCGAACTGTGGCCGGGGCTGCATCTCGACGACTTCGCCGCCTTCGCGTACGAGCCCCTCGGTGGCCGCGGTGAGGCGTACATGGCCGGCATGGCGTTCGGCGCGTCGGCCCGCAAGCTGGGCGTCACGATCCGCCAGAGCACGCCGGTGGCGTCGGTACTGCAGAACGCGGACGGCCGCGTCTACGGGGTGACGCTCGCGAACGGCGACGAAGTGCATGCGGAGCAGGTGATCCTCGCGACCGGTCCGTGGGCGCCGGAACTCGGTGCCGGTGTCGGCGTCGACATCCCGGTGAAAGCCCAACGGGCGCAGCTTGTCCTGATCGATCAGGGTGTTCCGACTCCGGAGGTGCCGGTGCTGTCGGACCTGGCCGGACTGCAATACATCTGCCGCGAGCCGAACGGCGAACTGCTGGTCGGCAACAGCGACCACGCTGCGCCCGAATACATCGACCCCGACAAGTACAGCAACCGCGCGGACGACAGCACCATCGAGAAGAACATCGGCAAGCTCGGGAACCGTCTGCCCGACATGCCCGATCCGCGGATCACCTCGAGCTACGTCGGCGCGTACGACGTCACTCCCGACTACAACCCGATCATCGGACCCGCACCGGTCGACGGACTGTTCCTGGCCACCGGGTTCTCCGGTCACGGTTTCAAGATCTCGCCGGCGGTCGGCCGCCTCGTCGCCGACATGCTCCTCGACGACGGCACGACCAGCCTCCCGAACGTGGAGCCGTCCGACTTCCGCTACTCACGCTTCGAGGAGGGTGACCTCCTGTTCAGCCTGCACCCCTACGAGGGCGCCGGCGAGATGCGCTGA